Proteins co-encoded in one Pseudochaenichthys georgianus chromosome 22, fPseGeo1.2, whole genome shotgun sequence genomic window:
- the LOC117467481 gene encoding putative nuclease HARBI1, producing MAEMERVAAVLRNNRANIQRRRAQLQRLAVGLQGERINTYANLNHHVPVVHIYMDESKDLRFDYRLSRESIEALMTLLRREKTHGWVLHVEVLLVVYWLAHGLSYSVVSRVFDVPKTTVFDIVHRICEAILCLLEKVIHFPTQAQCAEVGNGFHRLANSPAFRHCVGAIDGCHIRIKAPNSPHAQDYLNRKLFFSVQLQGICDSYGKFLDIFVGYPGSVHDTRVLRKSPVFVRGCYPPAGHFIVGDGGYPCLREPLNLITPYREPLRDRMEARFNRHHARARSVIERAFGMMKTRWRGIFFKALEVHHTFSPKVIAVCAVLHNICLTAGDILEPTEGEDPVLLPPQGPVQRDEHAGQHYRDRLAAHVSAPHERPPHLNEHDYFLI from the exons ATGGCAGAAATGGAGCGTGTGGCTGCTGTGTTGCGAAACAACAGAGCAAACATTCAGAGGAGGAGAGCACAACTGCAGAGACTGGCAGTAGGTTTACAAGGG GAGAGGATCAACACCTACGCCAACCTCAACCACCATGTCCCTGTGGTACACATCTATATGGATGAGTCCAAAGATCTTAGATTTGACTACCGCCTGTCGAGGGAATCCATCGAGGCCCTGATGACCCTTCTCAGGAGGGAGAAGACCCATGGCTGGGTTCTGCATGTGGAGGTCCTCCTGGTGGTCTACTGGCTGGCACATGGGTTGTCCTATTCGGTTGTCTCCAGGGTTTTTGATGTGCCCAAGACCACAGTTTTCGATATTGTCCACAGGATTTGTGAGGCAATATTatgtctgttggagaaggtcaTCCATTTCCCCACACAGGCACAGTGTGCTGAAGTTGGCAATGGCTTTCATCGCCTTGCCAACAGCCCAGCCTTCAGACACTGTGTGGGAGCTATAGATGGATGCCACATCCGCATCAAGGCCCCCAATAGCCCCCATGCCCAGGATTACCTGAACAGGAAACTGTTCTTCTCTGTCCAGCTTCAGGGAATTTGTGACAGCTATGGCAAATTCCTGGACATTTTTGTTGGCTACCCTGGTTCGGTCCACGACACCAGGGTGCTCAGGAAGAGTCCAGTGTTTGTGAGGGGCTGTTACCCACCAGCTGGCCATTTCATTGTGGGGGATGGAGGTTACCCGTGCCTGAGGGAACCTCTTAACCTCATCACACCGTACCGGGAACCGTTGAGGGATAGAATGGAGGCGCGCTTCAACCGACACCATGCCAGAGCCCGATCGGTTATAGAGAGGGCTTTTGGGATGATGAAGACACGGTGGAGAGGGATCTTCTTCAAGGCCCTGGAAGTGCATCACACCTTTTCCCCCAAGGTGATAGCAGTGTGTGCAGTGCTCCACAACATCTGCCTCACTGCTGGAGACATCCTGGAGCCAACTGAGGGAGAGGATCCAGTGCTGCTACCTCCACAGGGACCTGTGCAGAGAGATGAACATGCTGGTCAGCACTATAGGGACAGACTGGCAGCACACGTGTCAGCCCCACATGAGCGTCCTCCACACCTAAATGAACATGATTATTTCCTTATATAG
- the LOC117467724 gene encoding LOW QUALITY PROTEIN: COMM domain-containing protein 8-like (The sequence of the model RefSeq protein was modified relative to this genomic sequence to represent the inferred CDS: deleted 1 base in 1 codon), with product MVVLLSRLPATECIKFCHRVVDGLCGREPPRRSEHSSTWSPEEWLQLLDSLSAFYRRAVGSDSSEEEVLGGLADVGSNHAEAVLSVLRARREEIHHALLDRTNSISSAMLQDFDWQLKLSLSSDKISSLHTPLLSLSLDVREDAALRSVTMEMNREELNTLISSLEAANKVVLQLK from the exons ATGGTGGTGTTACTGAGCAGGCTGCCTGCCACAGAGTGTATTAAG TTTTGTCACAGGGTGGTGGATGGCCTGTGTGGCAGGGAG CCCCCCCGCAGGTCAGAGCACAGCAGCACCTGGAGCCCAGAGGAGTGGCTGCAGCTGCTGGACTCCCTGAGCGCCTTCTACCGCCGGGCAGTGGGCAGCGACAGCTCCGAGGAGGAG GTGCTGGGGGGGCTGGCAGATGTTGGCAGCAACCATGCTGAGGCGGTGCTGAGCGTGCTGAGGGCCAGGCGGGAGGAGATCCACCACGCTCTGCTGGACAGAACCAACTCCATCTCCTCCGCCATGCTGCAGGACTTCGACTGGCAACTCAAG ctgTCCCTCTCCAGTGATAAGATCTCGTCCCTGCACACCCCTCTGCTCAGCCTCAGTCTGGATGTGAGGGAGGACGCAGCCCTGCGCTCCGTCACCATGGAGATGAACCGAGAGGAGTTAAACACACTCATCAGTTCCCTAGAGGCCGCCAACAAG GTGGTGCTGCAGTTGAAATGA